A window of the Mesorhizobium opportunistum WSM2075 genome harbors these coding sequences:
- a CDS encoding trans-sulfuration enzyme family protein: MLDIAAIAEHAHSRRVKVAVDSTFASPALQRPLELGADIVIHSLTKYINGHGDALGGFILGDAKTLHLLRETGLRYLTGAALSPMSAFLILRGLKTLTLRMERHSAFGLAVAQALEAHLAVAWVSYPFLRSHPEHKIARRQMSNGSGMLALGLQTGFEGARRMMDGLTLITRSVSLGDADSLICHPASLTRSRKSIHLQGRAFA, translated from the coding sequence ATCCTCGACATCGCTGCCATTGCCGAACACGCCCATTCTCGCCGGGTGAAGGTCGCGGTCGACAGCACCTTCGCCTCGCCCGCCCTCCAGCGTCCACTGGAACTCGGAGCTGACATCGTGATCCATTCCCTGACCAAGTACATCAACGGACATGGCGATGCGCTTGGCGGTTTCATACTCGGCGATGCGAAGACATTGCACCTGTTGCGCGAAACTGGCCTGCGCTATCTCACCGGGGCAGCGCTCTCGCCCATGTCCGCATTCCTGATCTTGCGCGGGCTGAAGACACTCACGCTGCGTATGGAGCGTCACAGTGCCTTTGGGCTCGCGGTCGCCCAGGCGCTCGAGGCGCACCTGGCTGTGGCTTGGGTTAGCTATCCGTTTCTCCGCTCTCATCCCGAGCATAAGATCGCGCGCAGACAGATGTCGAACGGCTCAGGCATGTTGGCTCTCGGCCTCCAAACGGGGTTCGAGGGCGCGCGCCGTATGATGGACGGTCTCACGTTGATCACCAGGTCAGTCAGCCTTGGCGATGCTGACAGTCTCATTTGTCATCCGGCAAGCCTAACCCGCTCGCGCAAGTCAATCCATCTGCAAGGACGCGCCTTTGCCTGA
- a CDS encoding IS1 family transposase: MNKLDAQARSGILHMLCEGQSIRSITRIMGTSKNTVAKLLSDAGAICAQYQDETLRNLTSKRVQVDEIWSFTYAKQKNVATAKAAPEGAGDTWTWTAIDADTKLVMSWLVGGRDSEYAMGFMDDLSRRLANRVQLTSDGHRAYLEAVQGAFGGDIDYAMLIKLYGASPDSAKGRYSPAECTGANKERIEGNPNIKHVSTSFAERQNLTMRMHMRRFTRLTNGFSKKVEAHANAVALHFMDYNFVRIHATLRMTPAMAAGVTGKLWEIGDIVALIEAKEAEKPMVRGTYKKRS; the protein is encoded by the coding sequence ATGAATAAGTTGGACGCCCAAGCCCGGTCTGGTATCCTTCACATGCTCTGCGAAGGTCAGTCGATCCGTTCGATTACCCGCATCATGGGTACCAGCAAAAATACGGTGGCAAAACTTCTCTCTGACGCTGGCGCGATTTGCGCACAGTATCAGGATGAAACCCTTCGCAACCTGACCAGCAAGCGAGTGCAGGTCGATGAAATCTGGAGCTTCACCTACGCCAAGCAGAAGAACGTCGCGACGGCCAAGGCTGCCCCGGAAGGCGCTGGCGACACATGGACATGGACGGCCATCGATGCCGACACCAAGCTTGTCATGTCGTGGCTGGTCGGCGGTCGCGACAGCGAATACGCGATGGGCTTCATGGACGATCTTTCGCGCCGCCTCGCCAATCGCGTCCAGCTGACCAGCGATGGCCACAGGGCCTATCTAGAGGCTGTTCAAGGTGCATTCGGTGGCGACATCGACTACGCCATGCTGATCAAGCTCTATGGCGCCTCCCCTGACAGCGCAAAGGGCCGTTACAGCCCCGCCGAATGCACCGGAGCGAACAAAGAGCGGATCGAAGGCAATCCAAACATCAAGCATGTCAGCACGTCATTTGCTGAGCGCCAGAACCTCACCATGCGGATGCATATGCGCCGCTTCACTCGGCTGACCAACGGCTTTTCCAAGAAGGTGGAAGCCCACGCCAACGCCGTGGCGCTTCACTTCATGGACTACAATTTTGTTCGCATCCATGCCACCTTGCGAATGACCCCGGCGATGGCCGCTGGCGTCACTGGCAAACTTTGGGAGATCGGCGATATCGTTGCGCTGATCGAAGCGAAGGAAGCCGAAAAGCCGATGGTTCGCGGAACATATAAAAAGCGTTCCTAG
- a CDS encoding type II toxin-antitoxin system RelE/ParE family toxin, translating into MEIEFADDDLDKLDHDPSFDAGFGPDIVRGFCKALWALRAAVDQRDLYRGGLRFEKLQGRRGHQHSVRLTKQWRLIIEIVTDNEGTRLRVIEITDYH; encoded by the coding sequence ATGGAGATCGAATTTGCCGATGATGACCTCGACAAACTGGACCATGATCCGAGTTTCGATGCGGGCTTTGGCCCTGACATTGTGCGTGGATTCTGCAAAGCGCTATGGGCATTGCGCGCTGCCGTCGACCAGCGGGACCTCTATCGCGGCGGACTCCGATTCGAGAAGCTTCAGGGGAGAAGGGGCCACCAACATTCGGTGCGGCTGACCAAGCAGTGGCGGCTCATCATTGAGATCGTCACCGACAACGAAGGCACCCGACTGCGGGTAATTGAAATAACGGATTATCACTGA
- a CDS encoding HigA family addiction module antitoxin has product MTDRTPAYTFPPGEFLKDALDELGWSQTEFAEIIGRKANVVNEIIMGKRSITPDTAREIAAALDTTPQYWLNLESAYQLAKTSPADERIAREAEMRKRFPVRDLAKRGWLPQRPGESMEASVCRFFGIASIGDPITGSFAAWRKNNEDVSTIQLAWLIRVKRLAEAMVVPKFSETLLRDALVQLEALMVDPEEVRHVPRILHDCGVRFLVVEPLPGSRIDGVCFWLDKNRSPVIALSLKGGDQIDRFWFNLRHEIEHILRLEGRDNPVIDNFEDDDRLTDESERAADAAAADFCVPRLKMESFIRRHDPIYSKPGLIGFSKLVKRHPGIVAGQIQKHLNRWDLFKQYQAKVRHVLIRTAMTDGYGVTPHLKEI; this is encoded by the coding sequence ATGACCGATCGGACGCCAGCTTACACTTTCCCACCGGGCGAGTTCCTTAAGGACGCCTTGGATGAGTTGGGTTGGTCGCAGACAGAGTTTGCGGAGATCATCGGCCGCAAGGCCAATGTGGTGAATGAGATCATCATGGGTAAGCGCTCGATCACGCCAGACACGGCGCGAGAGATCGCTGCGGCGCTGGATACGACTCCGCAGTATTGGTTGAATTTGGAATCCGCTTATCAGCTGGCGAAAACGTCGCCGGCTGACGAGCGGATCGCTCGCGAGGCGGAGATGCGGAAGCGCTTTCCCGTCCGAGATTTGGCGAAGCGTGGCTGGCTTCCGCAGCGGCCCGGCGAGAGTATGGAAGCATCGGTTTGCCGCTTCTTCGGAATCGCTTCGATTGGCGATCCTATCACCGGATCGTTCGCCGCATGGAGGAAGAACAACGAAGATGTTTCCACTATCCAACTGGCTTGGCTTATCCGCGTAAAGCGCCTTGCGGAAGCGATGGTCGTGCCGAAGTTCTCGGAAACGCTACTGCGCGACGCGCTTGTCCAGCTTGAAGCCTTGATGGTTGACCCGGAAGAGGTCCGCCATGTCCCGCGCATCTTGCATGACTGTGGTGTGCGGTTTTTGGTTGTCGAACCGCTTCCCGGCTCGCGTATTGATGGGGTGTGTTTCTGGCTGGACAAAAACAGGTCGCCGGTCATTGCCCTGTCGCTTAAGGGTGGCGACCAGATCGACCGCTTTTGGTTTAATCTGCGGCATGAGATCGAGCACATTCTCAGGCTTGAAGGTCGCGATAATCCGGTCATCGACAACTTCGAAGATGACGACCGACTTACAGACGAATCCGAACGTGCAGCCGATGCGGCGGCGGCGGATTTCTGTGTGCCGAGACTGAAGATGGAAAGCTTCATTCGTCGGCATGACCCGATCTATTCCAAACCAGGGTTGATCGGTTTTTCGAAACTAGTGAAGCGCCATCCCGGCATCGTGGCCGGGCAAATACAAAAGCACCTCAACAGATGGGACTTATTCAAGCAGTACCAAGCCAAGGTGCGGCATGTCCTCATACGTACGGCGATGACCGATGGGTATGGGGTGACACCGCATCTGAAGGAGATTTGA
- a CDS encoding GntR family transcriptional regulator, with translation MYRQHEDTPGWDRSKANRLYKALKKLIVDFKVPPDTRLDPRLISVTLKTSVTPLREALIQIETEKYIVGSPRNGYYTRKLDTKQLSDEYGVANAILQGVFRQGPDEHSKLWSTLPTIPSSNDCILFGEFLEVFYEKIAEGGNNGKMLDLVHEFNIRTRYVRLLDLQRPERLSCIISDMRQLVELLDKQDKNGVIANIGRQFSAIIENVPELVLEGNLRAGDTKESWLKTLLSNFDES, from the coding sequence ATGTATAGGCAGCACGAAGATACACCAGGGTGGGATCGGTCCAAGGCCAATCGACTCTATAAAGCATTGAAGAAGCTTATCGTCGATTTTAAGGTACCCCCCGATACGCGACTCGACCCCCGTCTAATCAGCGTTACTCTGAAAACGAGCGTTACCCCGTTACGCGAGGCATTGATTCAGATCGAAACCGAAAAGTACATCGTCGGATCTCCTCGCAATGGCTACTACACAAGAAAGCTGGATACAAAGCAATTATCAGATGAGTATGGTGTTGCCAACGCAATACTTCAGGGTGTTTTCAGGCAAGGCCCAGATGAGCATTCCAAGCTGTGGTCAACGCTTCCTACGATCCCCAGCTCTAACGACTGTATTTTGTTTGGGGAGTTCCTCGAGGTATTTTATGAGAAGATCGCAGAGGGTGGAAACAATGGAAAAATGCTGGATCTCGTTCATGAGTTCAACATCCGAACGAGATATGTACGTCTTTTGGATTTGCAACGGCCGGAGCGTCTATCATGTATTATAAGTGATATGAGACAGCTTGTAGAGCTTCTTGACAAGCAAGACAAAAATGGGGTGATCGCAAATATTGGTCGGCAATTCAGTGCGATAATTGAAAACGTCCCCGAGCTTGTGCTGGAGGGTAATCTTCGTGCCGGGGATACGAAAGAGAGCTGGTTGAAGACATTGCTGTCGAATTTCGACGAGAGCTGA
- a CDS encoding transposase, translated as MVLVAEVGDFTRFFNPRRLMAYFGLVPGEQSSGETVWRGPHHNDRQHHARRALVEGA; from the coding sequence GTGGTGCTGGTCGCGGAAGTCGGCGACTTCACCCGCTTCTTCAATCCACGCCGGCTCATGGCCTACTTCGGCCTGGTCCCTGGCGAGCAATCGAGTGGCGAGACCGTCTGGCGCGGGCCGCATCACAACGACCGGCAACACCATGCCCGGCGCGCGTTGGTCGAGGGCGCCTGA
- a CDS encoding Spy/CpxP family protein refolding chaperone: MAEPEPSAWQKLRHHFSRAPKSKNWGKRIAIGGIAVVTLASVGVSGALSQGYGRVQRFDVGGGHAGPDMHMQTSLRHGTGYCAHDLESKLADLDITPEQEEELAAITDEVHNHMRLIEQGLIQAHNDLAELLNAPTLDPDAVEEVRAEIVEWAGEALRALTTDLLDATEVLTAEQLEQLLDDFEDLEDRG; this comes from the coding sequence ATGGCCGAACCTGAACCCTCTGCGTGGCAGAAACTTCGTCACCATTTCTCCCGCGCTCCGAAGTCGAAGAACTGGGGCAAGCGCATCGCAATCGGCGGCATTGCGGTCGTCACGCTTGCCAGCGTCGGCGTCTCTGGCGCGCTCAGCCAGGGTTACGGACGCGTGCAGCGCTTCGACGTCGGCGGCGGCCACGCCGGACCCGACATGCACATGCAGACCAGCCTCCGCCATGGGACGGGCTACTGCGCGCATGACTTAGAGTCCAAGCTCGCTGATCTTGACATCACGCCCGAGCAGGAAGAAGAGTTGGCGGCGATCACCGACGAGGTCCATAACCATATGCGCCTCATCGAGCAGGGCTTAATCCAGGCGCACAATGATCTCGCCGAGCTGCTCAACGCGCCAACCCTCGACCCCGACGCAGTGGAGGAGGTGCGCGCCGAGATTGTCGAGTGGGCCGGCGAGGCTTTGCGCGCGCTGACGACCGATCTGCTGGATGCCACCGAGGTGTTGACGGCCGAGCAGCTTGAGCAGTTGCTCGACGATTTCGAGGATCTCGAAGATCGCGGATAA
- a CDS encoding response regulator, translating into MADQVLIVDEDRRLSAMLAEYLTGYGFRVLTADTAGWALPTSRGSTPQAVILDVRLPDMDGLEALKRSRANSDVPVLMLTARADETDRIGAGNRPGRYWRRRPSRPVEGCNSHLHPETPTSEGKADPNPHAAGRSG; encoded by the coding sequence ATGGCGGACCAGGTCCTCATCGTCGATGAGGACAGGCGCCTGTCCGCCATGCTCGCGGAATATCTGACGGGTTACGGGTTTCGTGTACTAACGGCGGACACGGCGGGGTGGGCATTGCCGACATCGCGCGGCAGTACGCCCCAAGCCGTAATTCTCGATGTCAGGCTGCCTGACATGGACGGCTTAGAGGCGCTCAAGCGCAGCCGCGCGAACTCCGACGTGCCGGTTCTGATGCTGACGGCGCGGGCCGACGAAACCGACCGCATCGGGGCTGGAAACAGGCCCGGGCGATATTGGAGGCGCAGGCCAAGTAGACCTGTGGAAGGTTGTAACTCTCATCTGCATCCTGAAACGCCCACCTCAGAAGGGAAAGCTGATCCGAACCCTCATGCGGCGGGGCGATCAGGATGA
- the nodU gene encoding nodulation protein NodU — translation MRICGIKLTHDGGIAVVEDGRLIFCVEQEKLENNPRYQHIERLETVVAVLAENGLAPGDIDRFVIDGWDGEIQSEFHVLSKGSPITLNGAPYVEWDAENPLKAYEGSGLVLDNGVFSYESYPHVLGHVASAYCTSSFAKAEEPALCLVWDGCIFPRLYYVEPSGVRFVGSLFPMIGHAYAAAGQHFGPYRQELRAGWNLGIAGKLMAYIALGVVREHIVNVFQELYDDRFAGDTDHASEYRNNTHSEEALLTAVHNFFDASASALISETPEDILASFHAFVERLLVRELKSALRRYLVPETRNLCIAGGCGLNIKWNSALRASGLFDAVWVPPFPNDSGSAIGAACCALSADKGFVHLDWSVYSGPNVGRGKIPPGWQSAAFSLKDLAGLLADNKPVVFLAGRAELGPRALGGRSILAAATSPEMKDHLNKIKLREHFRPVAPICLEDRAPDMFDPGTPDPYMLFDHRTRSEWKEIIPAVVHLDGTARLQTVSRASEHPIAELLIEYEKLTGISLLCNTSANLNGRGFFPDAAAACEWGCVDHVWCDGLLLTKTSQFEG, via the coding sequence ATGCGTATTTGCGGTATTAAGCTGACGCACGACGGCGGGATTGCTGTCGTGGAAGACGGCAGATTAATCTTTTGCGTCGAGCAGGAGAAGCTTGAAAATAACCCACGGTACCAACATATCGAGCGGCTTGAGACGGTCGTAGCTGTTCTGGCTGAAAACGGGCTGGCTCCGGGCGATATCGACCGGTTCGTCATTGACGGATGGGACGGTGAGATCCAGTCGGAATTCCATGTTTTGAGCAAGGGCTCCCCGATCACTCTCAACGGCGCGCCATATGTGGAGTGGGACGCCGAAAACCCACTGAAGGCCTATGAAGGTTCCGGTCTCGTCCTCGACAATGGGGTATTTTCCTACGAAAGCTACCCGCATGTTCTTGGGCACGTGGCTTCTGCATACTGCACCAGTTCATTCGCGAAAGCAGAAGAACCGGCGCTTTGTCTGGTATGGGACGGCTGCATTTTTCCGCGGCTTTACTACGTCGAGCCAAGTGGAGTGAGATTTGTTGGCAGCCTGTTTCCGATGATAGGCCATGCCTATGCCGCCGCCGGTCAACATTTCGGTCCTTACAGGCAAGAACTGCGGGCTGGCTGGAATCTGGGCATCGCCGGCAAGTTGATGGCTTATATCGCGCTTGGAGTAGTCCGTGAACACATCGTGAATGTATTTCAGGAGCTTTACGATGACCGTTTCGCCGGGGATACGGACCACGCGTCGGAATACAGGAACAACACCCACAGCGAAGAGGCGCTGCTCACTGCTGTACACAACTTCTTCGATGCTAGCGCCTCGGCACTAATTTCCGAAACTCCCGAGGACATACTTGCTTCTTTCCATGCCTTCGTAGAGCGTCTTCTCGTCCGGGAACTGAAAAGCGCACTGCGTCGGTACTTGGTTCCGGAAACCCGAAACCTGTGCATCGCCGGCGGATGCGGGCTGAATATCAAATGGAATAGCGCCCTTCGGGCGAGCGGTTTATTCGACGCAGTCTGGGTACCTCCGTTTCCAAACGACAGCGGATCGGCGATTGGTGCCGCTTGCTGCGCGCTGTCCGCCGACAAAGGTTTCGTGCATCTTGACTGGTCAGTCTACAGCGGGCCGAATGTGGGCCGTGGCAAGATTCCCCCCGGTTGGCAATCTGCTGCTTTCAGCCTGAAAGATCTTGCCGGTTTGCTCGCCGACAACAAGCCTGTGGTGTTCCTTGCAGGCCGCGCAGAGCTTGGTCCGCGTGCCTTGGGAGGCAGAAGCATTCTGGCGGCTGCAACTTCGCCGGAAATGAAGGACCATCTCAACAAGATCAAATTGCGAGAGCACTTCCGGCCGGTAGCGCCAATATGCTTGGAGGATCGTGCACCTGACATGTTTGACCCCGGCACGCCGGATCCTTACATGCTGTTCGACCACCGGACCCGTTCAGAGTGGAAAGAAATAATCCCGGCGGTCGTCCATCTCGACGGAACTGCGCGACTTCAGACGGTTTCAAGAGCTTCCGAACACCCAATTGCAGAACTTCTCATAGAGTACGAGAAACTCACGGGCATTTCGCTGCTCTGCAACACGAGTGCAAATCTCAATGGACGTGGTTTTTTTCCGGATGCTGCTGCCGCCTGTGAGTGGGGCTGCGTAGACCACGTTTGGTGCGATGGGTTGCTTTTGACCAAGACAAGTCAATTCGAGGGCTGA
- a CDS encoding CHAT domain-containing protein has product MEIDANGSGLKSLIGSLKARAKRTAGHYRKEDTGITPEEWPRDAEVELIESLVREKARRVTGGDPSQQWKGCREFAQAIRDSRNPPVSREHFGTEEAQRRYERAEADFFDGIALWADSTMDYVTSLSGLAVETATKLRILFLAANPSDRTRLRLDRELRDIREELAMAGYRERFDLQTRGAVRAKDMVRALLELEPAYVHFSGHGTADGAICVEASDGTSHEIDPDALAALFAAAGEKVQCVLLNACFSENQALAIAPHVPFVIGMHTTISDEAAIAFATGFYRALGAGKGIPVAFELGIVELKLFGIAEHETPVIVQCP; this is encoded by the coding sequence ATGGAAATCGACGCGAACGGAAGTGGGCTAAAAAGCCTTATTGGCTCGCTCAAGGCCAGGGCGAAGCGTACCGCTGGACACTACCGTAAGGAAGACACTGGTATCACGCCCGAAGAATGGCCCAGGGACGCGGAGGTCGAGCTGATTGAAAGCCTTGTGCGGGAGAAGGCCAGACGGGTAACCGGAGGGGATCCCAGCCAGCAGTGGAAGGGGTGCCGTGAGTTCGCGCAGGCGATCAGAGATTCGCGCAACCCGCCTGTCTCACGTGAACATTTCGGGACGGAGGAAGCGCAGCGTCGCTACGAACGCGCAGAAGCCGATTTCTTCGATGGTATCGCGCTCTGGGCCGACAGTACAATGGACTATGTGACCTCTCTGAGCGGACTAGCTGTCGAGACGGCTACGAAGCTCCGGATACTCTTTCTAGCGGCCAATCCCTCGGACAGAACACGGTTGCGGCTCGACAGGGAATTGCGGGACATTCGAGAAGAGCTGGCAATGGCAGGATACCGCGAGCGGTTTGACCTCCAAACACGCGGAGCAGTCCGTGCCAAGGACATGGTGCGGGCACTGCTTGAGCTCGAACCGGCCTATGTGCACTTCTCCGGCCACGGTACTGCTGATGGTGCAATCTGTGTGGAAGCATCCGATGGGACGAGCCACGAAATCGACCCCGACGCGTTGGCCGCGCTGTTCGCGGCGGCGGGCGAGAAAGTCCAGTGTGTCCTGCTCAACGCTTGCTTTTCTGAAAACCAGGCTCTTGCGATTGCCCCGCATGTCCCCTTCGTCATCGGCATGCACACGACGATCAGTGACGAAGCGGCGATCGCGTTCGCCACGGGTTTCTACCGAGCACTTGGTGCCGGAAAGGGCATCCCGGTCGCATTCGAACTGGGGATTGTCGAATTGAAACTGTTTGGCATCGCGGAGCACGAAACGCCTGTTATCGTGCAGTGTCCTTAG
- a CDS encoding CHAT domain-containing protein, whose amino-acid sequence MSRIDSLRSELARLKQSEGRLRKELAGHEATVAVARKDAGSKRQSAARSRNASSINSYLRSAVSLDHKATESGKKAAAVAEKIGRNAKDQASKQAAIASAEEDLRKERERADKKRRREELTHARQVHGLLQSAPHLARIPEPKPERLRVLYVTANPEATERIYQRDDGSVVEEGRWLQTDREVRDVRKALKSALHRDLIDLEHLPAATFADLIDGTNERRPHVIHFSGHAAEGALLFDDGLVHSTQARPIPLQWIADLLAATTTPPILVVLNACDSLVGAEALLETVAVIIGMRGEVGDIGARVFAVRFYAAIAEGQPAGMALQQARLGLKDALLLDDASLLESLSRSGTDLDQVVLVKGQTPAA is encoded by the coding sequence ATGTCGCGCATCGATAGCCTGCGCAGCGAACTCGCTCGGCTTAAGCAATCGGAAGGGCGGCTTCGGAAGGAACTCGCCGGGCACGAGGCAACAGTTGCTGTGGCGCGGAAAGATGCCGGTTCGAAGCGTCAGTCGGCGGCGCGGTCCCGCAATGCGTCGTCGATCAATTCCTATCTCCGCTCGGCTGTGTCACTCGACCACAAGGCCACCGAAAGCGGTAAGAAGGCTGCCGCGGTCGCCGAGAAAATCGGTCGCAACGCCAAGGACCAAGCGAGCAAGCAGGCAGCGATCGCTAGCGCGGAAGAAGACCTGCGCAAGGAACGCGAGCGCGCCGACAAGAAGCGCCGACGTGAGGAACTCACTCACGCGCGTCAGGTTCACGGGCTCCTGCAGTCGGCCCCGCATCTCGCGCGTATCCCCGAGCCCAAACCCGAACGGCTCCGAGTCCTCTACGTCACAGCCAATCCCGAAGCGACCGAACGCATCTACCAGCGCGACGACGGGTCAGTCGTCGAGGAGGGCCGGTGGCTCCAGACCGACCGTGAGGTGCGGGACGTTCGCAAGGCACTCAAGAGTGCGCTGCATCGCGATCTCATCGATCTCGAGCATCTTCCGGCAGCGACGTTCGCCGATCTGATCGATGGGACAAACGAACGACGTCCGCATGTTATCCATTTTTCGGGTCATGCCGCCGAGGGCGCCTTGCTATTTGACGACGGGCTTGTCCACAGTACTCAAGCACGACCGATACCGCTGCAGTGGATTGCCGATCTGCTGGCGGCAACGACAACGCCACCGATTCTCGTTGTCCTCAATGCGTGCGACAGTCTCGTCGGCGCCGAAGCGCTGCTCGAAACGGTCGCTGTTATTATCGGAATGCGTGGTGAAGTCGGGGATATTGGCGCCAGGGTATTCGCAGTGCGTTTTTATGCAGCGATCGCTGAGGGGCAGCCGGCGGGGATGGCTTTGCAGCAGGCCAGACTTGGCCTCAAGGACGCTTTGCTGCTGGACGACGCCTCCTTGCTCGAGTCGTTGTCACGATCGGGGACAGACCTTGATCAGGTTGTGTTGGTGAAGGGGCAAACGCCCGCCGCCTGA